In the genome of Neodiprion pinetum isolate iyNeoPine1 chromosome 2, iyNeoPine1.2, whole genome shotgun sequence, one region contains:
- the LOC124212206 gene encoding sulfhydryl oxidase 2 has translation MNFNVMRYYIATLVFQTLVLHVTVLVQDASAAVAGKNDNYDSLLTGQGLYSSNDGIYILNATNFKPSIYESKTGWFVEFYNSWCGFCLRFADTWKALAQDIGHWKDVVVVAAIDCANDDNNPICREYEIMHYPMLKYFHVDAKPGQLGIEIEKGKDMDAVRHNLIDRLEKEQQEGRGYSWPNITPYRSGDTKNLWKDLPAGVKYNFLIFETVDSFLATEVTLDLHNISSIQVRGVTSENEPLSIMLSVNKFPTLIALGRNSSQQLINVRYPTREGIRKAIKEFLVLKGITVDIPDNTNKHPSEWMKVEIPNVLDIMKERRDEKEQEEVRALGDLLFQLDLETALRYSIDHEIPMVKVIEGDKIQALKAYLNVLAKYFPFGRNGILFLDRLRELVDQRERLTGKEFRQIVKSTEEEISPIYSGPQGWIGCKGSVSSFRGYPCGLWTMFHMLTVNSAIRNKNNLEYKPQEVLQAMLGYIKNFFGCADCSEHFVKMAGENKMSEVRTLNESILWLWKSHNLVNKRLAGDKTEDPMHKKVQYPSKEQCSTCKYNNESWNEAEILRYLYRKYSSSEISYYNSSGKLNENNSIVHLKIRQERFASDKYSGQRKLGWDFTIFDISICVVLYVTSATILVLVCIKFAMKRTYRKKTYIHDLFGKV, from the exons ATGAATTTCAATGTGATGCGGTATTATATTGCCACGCTAGTGTTCCAAACGCTTGTTCTACACGTGACAGTTTTGGTGCAAGATGCAAGTGCGGCTGTAGCCGGAAAAAACGATAATTACGACAGTTTATTAACCGGTCAAGGATTATACAGCAGCAACGATGGAATATACATTTTAAACGCAACTAATTTTAAACCCAGTATTTACGAAAGCAAGACAGGCTGGTTCgtggaattttacaacagctGGTGCGGATTTTGTCTTCGATTTGCAGATACTTGGAAGGCTCTTGCTCAAGACATCGGAC acTGGAAAGATGTTGTTGTGGTAGCTGCAATTGACTGCGCAAATGATGATAACAACCCGATTTGTCGAGAATATGAAATAATGCATTATCCAAtgctcaaatattttcatgttGACGCTAAACCAGGTCAACTCGGTATAGAAATTGAGAAAGGAAAAGACATGGATGCCGTAAGACATAACTTGATTGACCGCCTTGAAAAGGAACAGCAAGAAGGTCGCGGTTATTCTTGGCCGAATATAACTCCTTAccg AAGTGGGGATACGAAGAATTTGTGGAAAGATTTACCTGCCGGTGTAAAATATaactttttaatatttgaaacGGTGGATTCATTCCTAGCCACTGAGGTGACCTTAGACTTACACAACATCAGCAGTATACAAGTTCGTGGTGTGACCTCTGAGAATGAGCCACTTAGCATAATGCTTTCAGTAAATAAATTTCCTACTCTAATTGCACTAGGCCGTAACAGTTCGCAGCAACTTATAAATGTGAGGTACCCAACAAGAGAAGGAATAAGAAAAGCTATTAAGGAATTTTTAGTGTTGAAAGGAATAACGGTAGATATACCTGATAATACTAATAAACATCCCAGCGAGTGGATGAAGGTTGAAATACCAAATGTGTTGGACATAATGAAAGAAAGGAGAGACGAAAAAGAACAGGAGGAAGTCAGAGCACTCGGAGATCTCCTTTTTCAGTTAGATTTAGAGACAGCATTGAGATATTCGATTGACCACGAAATTCCAATGGTTAAAGTTATAGAGGGGGACAAGATTCAGGCGCTGAAAGCTTACCTGAATGTACTGGCAAAGTACTTTCCATTTGGACGCAatggtattttatttttagatagATTAAGAGAACTTGTTGATCAGCGAGAAAGACTGACAGGGAAAGAATTCAGACAAATTGTTAAATCGACCGAAGAAGAAATATCCCCCATATACTCTGGGCCACAGGGATGGATTGGATGCAAGGGGAGTGTTAGTAGTTTTCGTGGGTACCCATGTGGACTTTGGACAATGTTCCATATGCTCACCGTAAACTCTGCAATCCGTAATAAAAACAATCTAGAATATAAACCACAAGAAGTTTTACAAGCTATGCTTGGATatatcaaaaacttttttggaTGTGCTGATTGTTCCGAACATTTCGTCAAAATGgctggtgaaaataaaatgtctGAAGTACGTACTTTAAACGAAAGTATTTTGTGGCTGTGGAAATCGCACAATCTTGTGAACAAAAGACTGGCTGGTGATAAAACTGAAGATCCTATGCATAAAAAAGTACAATATCCGTCCAAAGAGCAATGTTCGACTTGCAAATACAATAACGAGAGTTGGAACGAAGCAGAAATATTACGTTACTTATATCGCAAGTACAGCTCTTCAGAAATAAGTTACTATAATTCAAGTGGAAAACTAAACGAGAATAACAGTATCGTTCACCTCAAAATTAGACAAGAACGATTTGCTTCAGATAAGTATAGTGGTCAACGAAAATTGGGATGggattttacaatatttgacaTAAGCATCTGTGTGGTCCTGTATGTAACGTCTGCAACGATACTCGTCCTTGTTTGTATAAAGTTTGCGATGAAAAGGACTTACAGGAAgaaaacatatatacatgatCTTTTTGGCAAAGTATAA
- the LOC124212208 gene encoding ataxin-3 codes for MESIFHEKQEGYLCAQHCLNALLQGPYFNAVDLANLACQMDEEERLRMAESGIDSEEYQLFLEQPSGNMDDSGYFSVQVISSALKVWGLELIPYNSTEATALMAQNDPSDMNAYICNYKGHWFTIRKLGKQWFNLNSMLSGPQLISNTYLAMYLAQLMQEGYSIFIVIGSLPECVAEDVITKNPITATPRVKARSNDCVGTSGMGYRLGSKEEEDAKILKTALALGEVKVPNSCVRLASTSSIATAVSRMSQKNHSDIASETGKPRERIIPIRIEGRDQPTVEEEDDADLQKALKLSLQDANVGVDESSNLRLDPSNDKADKYLPNSNEDTDEDEDLRRALQLSLECMTTPSTPDPDDLRWRRLAFLGIHNSDSTQKLNT; via the exons ATGGAGAGCATATTTCACGAGAAG CAAGAAGGATACCTTTGTGCGCAGCATTGTCTCAATGCTCTTCTGCAGGGTCCATACTTCAACGCTGTAGATCTTGCAAATTTGGCATGTCAGATGGACGAGGAGGAACGCCTCAGAATGGCTGAATCAGGCATCGACAGCGAGGAGTATCAGTTGTTTCTGGAG CAACCATCGGGAAACATGGATGACAGTGGATATTTTTCGGTGCAAGTCATAAGCAGTGCTCTTAAAGTGTGGGGTCTTGAATTAATTCCTTATAACAGCACTGAAGCAACAGCCCTAATGGCCCAGAACGATCCTTC AGACATGAATGCATATATTTGTAACTACAAGGGCCACTGGTTTACTATCAGAAAACTTGGAAAACAATGGTTCAACTTAAATTCAATGTTGAGCGGACCACAACTTATATCGAACACATATTTGGCTATGTACCTAGCACAGCTGATGCAGGAGG GTTActcaattttcattgttatCGGTTCTTTACCTGAATGTGTGGCAGAGGATGTAATTACGAAAAATCCAATAACAGCAACACCGAGAGTAAAAGCGAGATCAAATGATTGTGTAGGAACTAGTGGTATGGGGTATCGTTTAGGTTCCAAAGAAGAGGAAGATgctaaaattttgaaaactgctTTGGCCTTAGGAGAAGTTAAAGTTCCAAATTCATGCGTGCGTTTAGCTTCAACATCATCAATAGCAACGGCAGTCAGTAGAATGAgccaaaaaaatcattcagaTATTGCATCAGAAACTGGAAAACCAAGAGAAAGAATAATACCAATCAGAATTGAGGGACGCGATCAACCTACTGTAGAAGAGGAGGATGATGCTGACTTACAAAAAGCATTAAAGTTGAGCTTACAGGATGCTAATGTAGGTGTTGACGAATCTTCGAATCTTAGATTGGATCCAAGTAATGATAAGGCAGACAAATATTTACCCAATTCCAATGAGGATACGGATGAAGACGAGGATTTGAGAAGGGCCTTGCAATTGAGTCTAGAATGTATGACCACACCATCTACTCCTGATCCTGATGATTTACGCTGGCGTCGATTGGCCTTCTTAGGAATACACAACAGCGATTCTACTCAGAAGTTGAATACGTAA
- the LOC124212209 gene encoding protein lin-7 homolog C-like: MATIGEPLTLARDVKRSIELLDKLQKSGEVPATKLAALQKVLQSDFLNAVREVYEHVYETVDIQGSQDVRASATAKATVAAFAASEGHAHPRVVELPKTEEGLGFNVMGGKEQNSPVYISRIIPGGVADRHGGLKRGDQLLSVNGVCIEGENHETAVESLKQAQNSVKLVVRYTPRLLEEMELRFDKHAHQTARRRQRVQ, encoded by the exons ATGGCAACGATTGGGGAACCTCTCACATTAGCCAGGG ATGTCAAAAGATCGATCGAACTCCTCGACAAACTACAGAAAA GTGGTGAAGTACCGGCTACAAAGTTAGCAGCTCTGCAGAAGGTACTACAAAGCGACTTTCTCAATGCAGTAAGAGAAGTCTATGAACACGTGTATGAGACTGTTGATATTCAG GGTTCTCAAGATGTGCGTGCTTCCGCCACAGCCAAGGCGACTGTGGCTGCTTTTGCGGCAAGTGAAGGACATGCCCATCCGCGAGTTGTTGAATTACCGAAAACAGAGGAGGGTCTTGGATTCAATGTGATGGGAGGAAAAGAGCAAAATTCACCTGTATATATATCTCGAATTATTCCAGGAGGTGTGGCCGACAGACATGGTGGTTTGAAACGTGGTGACCAGTTACTGTCTGTTAATGGCGTG TGTATTGAAGGCGAAAATCATGAGACAGCTGTGGAATCGCTGAAACAAGCCCAAAACTCGGTGAAGTTAGTTGTTCGCTATACTCCTCGTCTTTTGGAGGAAATGGAATTGCGGTTTGATAAACATGCGCACCAAACTGCACGTAGACGTCAACGTGTGCAGTAG
- the GatB gene encoding glutamyl-tRNA(Gln) amidotransferase subunit B, mitochondrial encodes MRVCTYNTYDTANASDGEPVKIVKIYLKYPMNYTNCWKINPCIKRWRENKPYLRMLKHCFGTEAKSRAETKKKWRSVVGLEIHAQIQSNSKLFSGSSTMYGSPINSNVSFFDCATPGTLPVLNKRCVEAGILTALALSCKVNEVSLFDRKHYFYADLPAGYQITQQRQALAIDGELNFQVYTPGIHPRPYSKVSKIKQLQLEQDSGKSLHDLIAKRSLVDLNRAGIPLMELVFEPDLSDGEEAAALVKEIVLILKRLGTCSCKMEEGALRVDANISVNRPGEKLGTRTEVKNIGSIRSVAAAVKFEIDRQITEIENGGTIINETRSWDTEIRKTVPMRDKEEKQDYRFMPEPNLPPLHVHVTKEIKNKYGLVDVPLLQESLPELPEETRYNLKNNFGLDSTAAIILTNENNLLNIFEAVVKEDSKRKPKLVSNILINQLLTVVNRKALELDTCILNAQHIGELVDMLQNKTINLTTAENVLEEYITESSMTPKQIVEKNNWTQITDEHQLTQICKNILLQRADVVKKYKAGKTKVFRALVGAVAQETKNRADMATVVNILKKLLDE; translated from the exons atgcgtgtatgtacgtacaataCATACGACACAGCCAACGCGAGCGACGGAGAGCCTgtaaaaatagtgaaaatttatttgaaatatccaATGAATTACACGAACTGTTGGAAAATTAACCCTTGCATCAAACGATGGCGCGAAAACAAGCCTTATCTCCGGATGTTGAAACATTGTTTTGGTACAGAAGCCAAGTCTCGAGCTGAAACAAA GAAAAAATGGCGCAGTGTCGTTGGACTCGAAATTCACGCCCAAATTCAATCGAATTCAAAGTTATTTTCTGGTTCAAGCACCATGTATGGTTCCCCGATAAACAGTAACGTTTCATTCTTTGATTGTGCTACACCGGGAACACTACCT gTACTGAATAAAAGATGCGTCGAAGCAGGAATACTAACTGCTCTGGCGCTATCCTGCAAAGTAAACGAAGTATCATTGTTTGATAGAAAACATTATTTCTATGCAGATTTACCA GCAGGATATCAAATAACTCAGCAACGTCAAGCCTTGGCTATAGATGGAGAACTCAATTTCCAAGTATATACACCGGGTATTCATCCACGACCCTACAGCAAAGTTTCTAAAATCAAGCAGCTGCAACTGGAACAAGACAGTGGCAAAAGCTTACACGATTTAATAGCAAAAAG AAGTTTGGTCGATCTTAATCGAGCAGGGATACCACTGATGGAATTGGTATTCGAGCCGGACTTATCAGATGGCGAAGAGGCTGCTGCGCTAGTCAAAGAGATCGTACTCATTCTGAAAAGATTGGGGACGTGCTCCTGTAAAATGGAAG AGGGCGCCCTTCGAGTTGACGCCAATATCTCTGTGAATCGACCAGGGGAAAAATTGGGCACGCGAACAGAAGTCAAGAACATTGGAAGTATTAGGTCAGTGGCAGCTGCTGTAAAGTTTGAAATTGACAGACAGATTACAGAAATTGAGAATGGTGGTACAATTATTAATGAAACAAGGTCATGGGACACGGAAATTCGCAAAACAGTTCCAATGCgagataaagaagaaaagcaG GATTATCGTTTTATGCCAGAACCAAATCTTCCGCCATTGCACGTACACGTCactaaagaaataaaaaataagtatgGATTGGTTGATGTTCCACTTCTGCAAGAAAGCCTTCCCGAGCTTCCAGAGGAAACACGATATAatcttaaaaataattttggacTCGACTCAACTGCCGCCATTATACTTACT aatgaaaacaatttgcTGAATATCTTCGAAGCTGTTGTCAAAGAAGACAGTAAACGAAAACCCAAGCTTGTATCAAACATATTGATCAACCAGTTGCTAACGGTGGTTAACAGAAAAGCATTAGAACTGGATACTTG TATTTTGAATGCGCAACATATTGGTGAATTGGTGGACATGctacaaaacaaaacaatcaATTTAACTACTGCCGAAAACGTACTGGAAGAGTACATAACTGAATCGTCGATGACTCCTAAACAA attgttgagaaaaataattggacTCAGATCACAGATGAACATCAATTAACTcaaatatgcaaaaatataCTGCTGCAGCGAGCTGATGTTGTAAAAAAGTATAAAGCTGGAAAGACAAAAGTTTTCAGAGCTCTGGTGGGTGCTGTAGCCCAGGAAACTAAAAATCGTGCTGATATGGCCActgttgtaaatatattgaaaaaactgttagaTGAATGA